From Halodesulfovibrio sp., a single genomic window includes:
- a CDS encoding thiamine pyrophosphate-dependent enzyme translates to MSEKLVFDAPEIMIDRPTHYCPGCHHGVAHRLVGEVLTEMGLVDDTLCVGSIGCSVFIYNYLDVDAVEAPHGRAPAVATGLKRARKDKFVFTYQGDGDLASIGLAEIVHAANRGEKISVVFVNNTVYGMTGGQMAPTTLEGQKSTTCPNGRCAEEHGQAIRMSEIIGGLGGTAYCERVSLDSVKNIRRAKKALRKAFEMQVNGTGFGFVEMLSACPTNWKMDAVAANTRIKEEMIPYFPLGVFKDVTKDGEE, encoded by the coding sequence ATGTCTGAAAAACTCGTTTTCGACGCACCTGAAATCATGATCGACCGCCCTACGCATTACTGCCCGGGTTGTCATCACGGCGTTGCACACCGCCTTGTGGGCGAAGTGCTTACCGAAATGGGACTTGTGGATGACACCCTTTGTGTCGGTTCCATCGGTTGCTCCGTATTTATCTACAACTACCTTGATGTAGACGCTGTAGAAGCACCGCATGGTCGTGCTCCGGCAGTAGCAACCGGTCTCAAACGCGCACGTAAAGATAAATTCGTATTCACCTATCAGGGTGACGGTGACTTAGCTTCCATCGGTCTTGCAGAGATTGTTCACGCTGCAAACCGTGGTGAAAAAATCTCCGTTGTATTCGTCAACAACACCGTTTACGGCATGACCGGCGGTCAGATGGCGCCTACAACCCTTGAAGGTCAGAAATCTACTACCTGTCCTAACGGACGTTGTGCAGAAGAGCACGGTCAGGCAATCCGCATGAGTGAAATCATCGGTGGTCTCGGCGGCACTGCTTACTGCGAACGTGTATCTCTTGATTCCGTTAAGAACATCCGCCGTGCTAAAAAAGCACTGCGTAAGGCATTCGAAATGCAAGTGAATGGAACAGGTTTCGGTTTTGTAGAAATGCTCTCCGCATGTCCGACTAACTGGAAAATGGACGCTGTTGCAGCAAACACCCGCATCAAGGAAGAAATGATTCCGTACTTCCCGCTGGGAGTATTTAAAGATGTGACCAAGGACGGGGAGGAATAA
- a CDS encoding 3-methyl-2-oxobutanoate dehydrogenase subunit VorB gives MSEKKRIFIKGNEAISRGALAAGCTCYFGYPITPQNDIPEFLSTEMATVNGEFVQAESEVAAVNMLLGAAAGGARAMTTSSSPGVSLMQEGISYMAGSELPGVIVNVNRGGPGLGDIGSSQGDYFQSTRGGGHGDYRTLVLAPGTCQEGYDMMIEAFDLAFKYRNPVLVLADAIVGQMKEPVTPWEPEAADNHGAENWCLDGAKGREKRLLKSLFLEDGALAGQNRNLQAKYEAMQAEARADVFECDDAELVVVAFGSIGRIVKSTVRRLRSEGKKVGLVRPLTLYPFPSEVLRDLAKQGKRFLTIEQNCGQMVDDVRLSVRGIADSDFHGHMPGDLPGSDDFLAPIIKHLED, from the coding sequence ATGTCAGAAAAGAAACGTATTTTCATCAAAGGTAACGAAGCTATTTCCCGTGGTGCTCTCGCTGCTGGCTGTACCTGTTACTTCGGCTACCCAATTACTCCGCAGAATGATATTCCTGAATTTCTTTCTACCGAGATGGCAACCGTCAACGGTGAATTTGTTCAGGCTGAATCCGAAGTGGCAGCTGTTAACATGCTTCTCGGCGCTGCTGCTGGCGGTGCACGTGCAATGACTACCTCTTCATCTCCGGGCGTATCACTCATGCAGGAAGGTATTTCCTACATGGCTGGCTCTGAGCTTCCGGGTGTTATTGTTAACGTAAACCGCGGTGGTCCGGGTCTTGGCGACATCGGCTCTTCTCAGGGTGACTACTTCCAGTCCACACGAGGCGGCGGTCATGGCGACTACCGTACACTCGTTCTCGCTCCGGGTACCTGTCAGGAAGGCTACGATATGATGATCGAGGCATTCGACCTTGCATTTAAATATCGTAACCCTGTTCTCGTGCTTGCTGATGCAATTGTAGGACAAATGAAAGAGCCGGTTACTCCTTGGGAACCAGAAGCTGCTGACAACCACGGTGCAGAAAACTGGTGTCTCGACGGTGCAAAAGGTCGCGAAAAACGTCTGCTAAAATCCCTCTTCCTCGAAGATGGTGCACTTGCAGGTCAGAACCGTAACCTTCAGGCAAAGTATGAAGCAATGCAGGCAGAAGCACGCGCAGACGTATTTGAATGTGACGATGCAGAACTGGTAGTTGTAGCATTCGGCTCAATTGGCCGTATTGTTAAATCAACTGTTCGCCGCCTGCGTTCCGAAGGCAAAAAAGTGGGTCTGGTACGTCCTCTTACATTGTACCCGTTCCCATCTGAAGTACTTCGTGATCTTGCCAAGCAGGGCAAACGCTTCCTTACTATTGAACAGAACTGCGGCCAGATGGTAGACGACGTGCGCCTTTCCGTACGTGGTATTGCAGATTCCGATTTCCACGGTCACATGCCAGGCGACCTCCCTGGTTCCGATGACTTCCTCGCACCTATCATCAAGCATCTGGAGGACTAG
- a CDS encoding 4Fe-4S dicluster domain-containing protein, with product MARVEFREERCKGCMLCSTVCPKKIICQSSRFNQQGYKVAEVKAEDMENCTGCTSCALICPDLVIKVYREEKKEK from the coding sequence ATGGCACGGGTTGAATTCCGCGAAGAACGGTGTAAGGGCTGCATGCTCTGTTCTACCGTTTGCCCAAAAAAGATTATCTGCCAGTCCTCCCGCTTTAACCAGCAAGGGTACAAAGTGGCAGAAGTGAAAGCAGAAGACATGGAAAACTGTACAGGCTGTACTTCCTGTGCGCTTATTTGTCCTGACCTTGTTATCAAGGTCTACCGCGAAGAGAAAAAGGAGAAATAG
- the queA gene encoding tRNA preQ1(34) S-adenosylmethionine ribosyltransferase-isomerase QueA: MERDSYCTNKDLETIPEDFRLSSYTYELPEDQIAQHPADKRGSSRLFVVDRKTGENHAAMFADLADFLPKNALLVVNNSKVLPARLYGKRPSGGKVEFLMLTPLPLIEPVENGEWKNATVEGLMRMSKRVKVGTVAEFGDDLRVEVTATAEFGRCEATISWRGDLKDHFLNQGHLPLPPYIKREDTTADKDRYQTVYADDSQLGSVAAPTAGLHFTEEMREQLSQSGIEWAEVTLYVGYGTFSPVRCDDIREHSMHKEYIELSEETAQKIIQAKKEGRPVIAVGTTSSRVLEGAFKEAGKIAPFKGSTNIFIYPGYTFNVVDHMITNFHLPESSLLMMISAFATKQRVLEGYADAIAQGFRVFSYGDSMLIL; this comes from the coding sequence ATGGAACGTGACAGTTACTGCACAAATAAAGATTTAGAGACAATTCCTGAAGATTTCAGGTTATCATCATATACCTATGAGCTTCCTGAAGATCAGATTGCTCAGCACCCTGCTGACAAGCGCGGCAGCTCACGCCTTTTTGTTGTCGATAGAAAAACCGGCGAGAATCATGCAGCAATGTTTGCAGATCTTGCAGATTTTCTGCCTAAAAACGCACTGCTTGTTGTCAACAACTCCAAAGTTCTTCCGGCACGCTTATATGGCAAGCGCCCGTCAGGCGGCAAAGTTGAATTTCTCATGCTCACTCCGCTGCCGCTCATTGAGCCTGTAGAAAATGGTGAATGGAAAAACGCAACAGTCGAAGGACTGATGCGCATGTCCAAGCGCGTCAAAGTAGGCACTGTGGCAGAATTTGGTGATGATCTGCGTGTAGAAGTTACCGCTACCGCAGAATTTGGACGCTGCGAAGCAACCATCAGCTGGCGTGGAGACTTGAAAGACCATTTCCTGAACCAAGGTCACCTGCCGCTACCTCCATATATCAAACGCGAAGACACCACAGCTGATAAAGACCGCTACCAGACAGTCTATGCAGACGACTCCCAGCTTGGCTCCGTAGCAGCACCAACTGCGGGGCTGCATTTTACGGAAGAAATGCGCGAGCAGCTTTCACAAAGCGGTATTGAATGGGCAGAAGTAACACTGTACGTTGGATACGGAACGTTTTCACCAGTACGCTGCGATGACATTCGTGAGCATTCAATGCACAAAGAATATATCGAATTGTCCGAAGAAACAGCGCAAAAAATCATTCAGGCAAAAAAAGAAGGTCGTCCTGTAATTGCTGTGGGCACTACATCATCCCGCGTTTTGGAAGGTGCTTTTAAAGAAGCCGGAAAAATAGCACCGTTCAAAGGCTCTACAAATATTTTCATTTACCCCGGCTACACGTTCAATGTTGTAGACCACATGATTACCAACTTCCACTTGCCCGAATCCTCGCTACTCATGATGATTAGCGCCTTCGCTACCAAGCAGCGTGTTCTTGAAGGATACGCCGATGCCATCGCACAAGGCTTCCGGGTATTTAGCTATGGAGATTCCATGCTTATCCTGTAA
- the coaBC gene encoding bifunctional phosphopantothenoylcysteine decarboxylase/phosphopantothenate--cysteine ligase CoaBC, giving the protein MKSHTAFTGFLGKRMHLGISGSIAAYKGLDLLRMFKDSGADVGVTLTSSAQKFITPLSFEALGASPVFSTMYPVGDDVFGHLMPGEACHAFVIAPASATTIARLANGLADDMLSCQALAFPEKLVIAPAMNPRMWHNAATQENIDRLSCRGHVIIEPGCGRTACLEEGQGRLAPVDDIYLHGLRALSPQDMAGQTVMVTLGPTREKWDGVRFWSNPSSGTMGASFAIAAWLRGAEVHAVCGAGTPWLPSVITRHDVTSAADMFEAAESLWNDMSIGVFTAAVADYSPVPFGDSKFKKGGDDLTVSFTRTVDILKTLGTKKRDDQRVIGFAAETDNLRENMKKKLTAKNADIIVGNNVAKSGSGFGSATNEVCIVDRNGRQEDWPVAPKPEVAWRVFDWLLQL; this is encoded by the coding sequence GTGAAATCACATACAGCTTTTACAGGCTTTCTCGGAAAGCGTATGCACCTTGGTATCAGCGGTTCAATTGCTGCGTACAAGGGGTTGGACTTACTGAGAATGTTTAAAGATAGCGGTGCTGACGTTGGTGTAACTCTTACATCTTCTGCGCAGAAGTTTATTACTCCGCTCAGTTTTGAGGCACTTGGTGCTTCACCTGTTTTTTCTACCATGTATCCTGTGGGTGACGATGTTTTCGGACACCTGATGCCGGGTGAAGCATGCCATGCTTTTGTCATTGCTCCGGCTTCTGCCACAACCATTGCACGCCTTGCAAATGGCTTGGCAGATGATATGCTTTCGTGTCAGGCGCTGGCGTTTCCTGAAAAGCTGGTGATTGCTCCGGCGATGAATCCGCGCATGTGGCACAATGCTGCTACACAGGAAAATATCGACAGATTAAGTTGTCGCGGGCATGTGATTATTGAGCCGGGGTGTGGACGGACAGCATGTCTTGAAGAAGGACAGGGGCGTCTTGCTCCTGTTGATGATATTTACCTGCATGGACTGCGGGCACTGTCTCCGCAGGATATGGCAGGGCAGACTGTTATGGTAACGCTTGGTCCTACCCGTGAAAAGTGGGACGGTGTTCGTTTCTGGTCAAATCCTTCTTCCGGTACTATGGGAGCGTCGTTCGCTATTGCGGCATGGCTGCGTGGTGCAGAAGTACATGCTGTGTGCGGTGCAGGTACACCGTGGTTGCCATCGGTTATCACCCGACATGATGTGACGAGTGCAGCGGATATGTTTGAAGCGGCTGAGTCCTTATGGAACGATATGAGCATTGGCGTATTTACAGCAGCTGTTGCAGATTATTCTCCTGTGCCTTTTGGTGATTCCAAATTTAAGAAGGGTGGGGATGACCTTACAGTGTCCTTTACTCGAACCGTAGATATTCTTAAAACGCTCGGTACGAAAAAACGTGATGACCAACGAGTGATCGGTTTTGCTGCTGAGACTGATAATCTACGTGAGAATATGAAGAAGAAACTTACTGCCAAGAATGCAGATATTATTGTTGGTAATAATGTTGCGAAGAGTGGTTCCGGGTTCGGCTCTGCCACTAACGAAGTCTGCATTGTTGATAGAAACGGCAGGCAGGAAGATTGGCCTGTTGCACCGAAGCCGGAAGTCGCATGGAGAGTTTTTGATTGGCTGCTTCAACTGTAG
- a CDS encoding nodulation protein NfeD: protein MRGLRFIAVISLFAAFFVVLQTITLPAEEKSPIQTSQNAENSKITIVQFSIEGGIGPAQAELTENVLKEAGSIGAQFVVLQLDTPGGLVSSMREIVKTMLNSSIPVLVWVGPRGSRAASAGVFLVAASAFAGMAPQTTMGAASPVGAGGKNIDPTMSKKVINDLVSLVRSVAARHDRNLNWYEDAVRNSTTINSERAATARVVEVVAPSVEDFLVQAGKHGIKTLDGTVHFSESQLQIVRYEPTFRYKVLSWLIDPQIAYLLLLAGVACLFIEFTHAGAIIPGVVGALALLLGAYAMSILPTNIAGLLLILFSIVLFALEINITSYGLLSLGGVAALLIGSLILFPEEGGHMALPISLVLGTTGAIASIMGGAAFLAAKAMRKKPASGIEAMIGTTAEVLSWDGKEGRVFAYGTLWSAKIDSEKYPDGVELEKGAKVTVKAIEGLTVIIDKE, encoded by the coding sequence ATGAGAGGTTTGCGTTTTATAGCCGTTATTAGCCTGTTTGCGGCGTTTTTTGTAGTTTTGCAAACAATCACATTACCTGCTGAAGAAAAATCGCCCATACAGACCTCTCAAAATGCGGAAAATTCCAAAATTACGATTGTACAATTTTCAATTGAAGGTGGGATTGGACCCGCGCAGGCAGAATTGACAGAAAATGTTTTGAAAGAGGCTGGCTCGATTGGAGCACAGTTTGTGGTTCTGCAATTGGACACTCCAGGTGGGCTTGTTTCCTCTATGCGAGAAATTGTAAAAACAATGCTCAACTCATCTATTCCCGTTTTGGTGTGGGTTGGGCCAAGAGGTTCCCGTGCTGCAAGTGCAGGTGTATTTCTTGTAGCTGCCTCAGCATTTGCAGGAATGGCTCCGCAGACAACTATGGGGGCTGCATCTCCTGTTGGAGCAGGTGGAAAAAATATTGATCCGACAATGAGTAAAAAAGTTATAAACGACCTTGTTAGTCTTGTTCGTTCCGTTGCTGCGCGGCATGACAGAAATTTGAATTGGTACGAAGATGCTGTTCGCAACAGCACGACGATCAATAGTGAAAGAGCTGCAACGGCGCGTGTTGTCGAAGTGGTTGCACCGTCCGTGGAAGACTTTCTTGTTCAGGCAGGCAAACATGGCATAAAAACTCTGGATGGAACGGTTCACTTTTCTGAGTCGCAATTGCAAATTGTTCGATACGAGCCGACGTTTCGGTACAAAGTGTTATCGTGGCTGATTGATCCGCAAATTGCCTACTTGCTTTTACTTGCAGGTGTGGCGTGTCTTTTCATTGAATTTACCCATGCCGGAGCGATTATACCGGGGGTTGTGGGCGCGTTAGCGTTATTACTTGGCGCATATGCAATGTCTATTCTTCCAACAAATATTGCCGGTCTGCTTCTTATTCTCTTCAGTATTGTTCTCTTTGCTCTGGAAATAAATATTACTAGCTACGGATTGCTTTCTCTTGGGGGAGTGGCGGCATTGTTAATTGGCTCGCTCATTTTGTTTCCCGAAGAGGGTGGGCATATGGCGTTACCAATCTCTTTAGTTCTGGGAACCACAGGTGCTATTGCATCGATCATGGGTGGTGCTGCTTTTTTAGCAGCCAAAGCTATGCGCAAAAAACCTGCAAGCGGGATCGAAGCCATGATTGGAACCACAGCAGAGGTTCTTTCGTGGGATGGCAAAGAAGGCAGAGTGTTTGCCTACGGAACATTATGGTCAGCAAAAATAGATTCGGAAAAGTATCCTGATGGCGTTGAGTTAGAAAAGGGAGCAAAAGTTACCGTGAAGGCTATCGAAGGGCTTACGGTAATAATCGATAAAGAATGA
- a CDS encoding slipin family protein yields MYTISAVLGVVVVFLVLAIRILNEYERAVVFRLGRVLDSKGPGLIILIPVIDRMIRVSMRVLTLDVPSQDVITRDNVSVQVSAVVYFKVVEPTKSIIEVEDFLFATSQLAQTTLRSVCGGAELDELLAHREKMNMQIQDLLDKQTAPWGIKVNSVELKHIDLPQEMQRAMAKQAEAERERRAKVINAEGEYQAATKLSEAAEIIARHPQALQLRYLQTMQEMSGNAGSTLIPIPLDIVTKLMPQKGVEKTDDT; encoded by the coding sequence ATGTATACAATTTCGGCGGTACTTGGCGTTGTGGTTGTCTTTTTAGTCTTAGCTATCCGTATCTTGAACGAGTATGAAAGGGCGGTCGTGTTTCGCCTTGGGCGTGTTTTGGATTCTAAAGGGCCGGGGCTTATCATCCTCATTCCTGTTATAGATCGCATGATTCGAGTTTCCATGCGGGTGCTGACTTTGGATGTTCCATCGCAGGATGTCATTACGCGTGATAACGTATCTGTTCAGGTTAGTGCTGTTGTCTATTTTAAGGTTGTGGAGCCGACCAAATCCATCATTGAAGTAGAAGATTTTTTATTCGCAACCTCACAGCTTGCGCAGACAACACTGCGTAGTGTGTGTGGTGGAGCAGAGCTTGATGAGCTTTTGGCGCACCGTGAGAAAATGAATATGCAGATTCAAGATTTGCTCGATAAGCAGACAGCTCCGTGGGGAATTAAAGTAAATTCAGTTGAGCTGAAACATATCGATTTGCCGCAGGAAATGCAGCGCGCTATGGCAAAACAGGCTGAAGCGGAACGCGAGCGCAGGGCTAAAGTTATTAATGCTGAAGGTGAATATCAGGCTGCGACGAAGCTGTCTGAAGCTGCGGAAATTATCGCCCGTCATCCACAAGCATTGCAATTGCGATACCTGCAAACTATGCAGGAAATGTCCGGTAATGCTGGCTCAACTCTGATTCCAATACCACTAGACATAGTGACTAAACTCATGCCACAAAAAGGCGTTGAAAAAACAGATGATACTTAA
- a CDS encoding NAD-dependent epimerase has protein sequence MHILVTGAAGFIGSALSQRFLSAGHTVVGLDNLNDYYSVQLKKDRLAPLVANPNFRHANFDLADRESMREMFATEQFTHVVNLAGQAGVRYSIENPDSYVDANLVGFGNILEGCRHNGVKHLVYASSSSVYGLNTNMPFDTHKAVNHPVSLYAASKKANELMAHTYSHLYGLPTTGLRFFTVYGPWGRPDMALFLFTKAILEGKPINVFNHGKMKRDFTYIDDIVEGVVRVTNKTPEPNPDWDSNNPDPASSSAPYRVYNIGNNNCVELGRFIEVLEEKLGKKAIKNMMEMQPGDVAATYANVDDLMNDVGFRPDTSIEKGIGAFVDWYRGYYNV, from the coding sequence ATGCATATTCTTGTAACGGGAGCTGCCGGTTTTATCGGCTCCGCCCTTTCCCAGCGTTTTTTATCCGCAGGTCACACTGTGGTTGGTCTTGATAACTTGAATGACTACTACAGCGTTCAATTGAAAAAAGATCGTCTTGCACCGCTTGTTGCTAATCCAAATTTCCGCCACGCCAACTTTGATCTTGCAGATCGTGAATCCATGCGCGAAATGTTTGCTACCGAACAGTTCACACATGTTGTGAACCTCGCAGGTCAGGCAGGCGTTCGATACTCTATCGAAAATCCAGATTCCTATGTAGACGCAAACCTTGTTGGCTTCGGCAACATTCTTGAAGGCTGTCGTCATAACGGCGTGAAGCATCTGGTGTATGCATCCTCAAGCTCTGTATATGGGTTGAACACAAATATGCCGTTTGATACTCACAAAGCGGTTAACCATCCTGTCAGCCTTTACGCTGCAAGTAAAAAAGCGAACGAGCTTATGGCGCATACTTACAGTCACCTGTACGGTCTGCCAACAACAGGACTTCGCTTCTTCACAGTATACGGCCCGTGGGGACGTCCTGATATGGCGCTTTTCCTCTTCACAAAAGCAATTTTGGAAGGCAAGCCGATCAACGTATTCAACCACGGAAAAATGAAACGCGACTTTACCTATATCGACGATATCGTAGAAGGTGTAGTGCGCGTTACCAACAAAACACCAGAGCCAAACCCAGATTGGGACAGCAACAACCCTGACCCAGCTTCCAGTTCTGCGCCATACCGTGTCTACAACATCGGTAACAACAATTGTGTTGAGCTTGGTCGCTTCATTGAAGTGCTCGAAGAAAAGCTCGGTAAAAAAGCTATCAAGAACATGATGGAGATGCAGCCGGGTGACGTTGCTGCAACCTACGCAAACGTAGATGACTTGATGAACGATGTGGGCTTCAGACCAGATACCTCCATTGAAAAAGGCATCGGTGCATTTGTTGATTGGTATCGCGGATACTACAACGTATAG
- a CDS encoding AAA family ATPase: MARIIAVANQKGGVGKTTSSVNLAASLAVMEKRVLLVDCDPQANATSGIGLDVENLSSNLYRTFFTPEKTLHAIYPTDMPYLSVLPASTDLVAVELELVDKMGREYYLQDVLKNVASRFDYIIIDCPPSLGLITLNALCAAQEVLIPLQCEFYALEGIVKLLQTYEQVKKRLNTDLSLLGVVLTMFDKRNRLSTQVKNEVERCFPEHIFETIIPRNVRLSEAPSFGKSIIHYDIKSKGAAAYLALAKEVAMRNASAPMR; encoded by the coding sequence GTGGCACGGATTATTGCTGTAGCTAACCAAAAAGGTGGTGTGGGTAAAACTACGTCATCTGTAAACTTAGCAGCGTCTTTGGCTGTAATGGAGAAGCGAGTTCTTCTTGTCGACTGTGACCCGCAGGCAAACGCAACAAGCGGCATCGGTCTTGATGTAGAGAACTTGTCCAGCAATTTATACCGCACTTTTTTTACGCCAGAAAAAACACTGCATGCAATTTACCCTACAGATATGCCGTATCTTTCTGTGCTACCGGCATCCACTGATCTTGTTGCTGTTGAACTTGAGCTTGTAGATAAGATGGGGCGTGAATATTATTTGCAGGATGTCTTGAAAAATGTGGCATCCCGATTTGACTATATCATTATAGACTGCCCACCTTCTCTTGGCTTGATTACACTGAATGCTCTATGCGCAGCTCAGGAAGTTCTCATCCCGCTTCAGTGTGAATTTTATGCGCTGGAAGGGATTGTAAAACTATTGCAAACATACGAGCAGGTAAAAAAACGCCTCAACACAGATTTATCGTTGCTGGGTGTTGTGCTTACTATGTTTGACAAACGGAATAGACTTTCTACTCAGGTAAAAAATGAAGTAGAGCGTTGCTTTCCTGAGCATATATTCGAAACGATTATTCCCCGAAATGTGCGCCTTTCTGAAGCGCCGAGTTTTGGAAAATCAATTATTCACTACGATATAAAATCAAAAGGCGCAGCAGCATACCTTGCACTTGCTAAGGAAGTTGCAATGCGGAATGCCTCTGCGCCTATGAGATAA